One genomic segment of Candidatus Abyssobacteria bacterium SURF_5 includes these proteins:
- a CDS encoding FliA/WhiG family RNA polymerase sigma factor, which produces MSGSRSPRSSARKTGFAAWYNRRRRELVFTEISVKQVSLDKKDLDILWKEFKAQGSTEARDALIINYLGLVKYIAGRMALASPSYVEEDDLIGWGVLGLMDATEKFNLDQKTSFETYASVRIRGSILDQIRSLDWAPRSLRRKARQLKEAHSGLKDELGREPSDTELAARLDMTDDMLFHLKSDVYGAYMISLDNAVSTDEEENELTLAEVTGGTSPSPEDSAARNEAEQRLAEVIQRLPEQERQVITLYYFDELTLKEIGELLHVSESRVCQIHRAVIKKLQRHLQIGLRDAYS; this is translated from the coding sequence ATTTCGGGATCAAGATCACCGAGATCATCAGCCAGAAAGACAGGATTCGCAGCTTGGTATAACCGGCGGAGACGGGAGCTTGTATTTACGGAGATCTCGGTGAAACAGGTTTCACTCGACAAGAAAGACCTGGACATCCTCTGGAAAGAGTTCAAGGCGCAAGGCAGCACCGAGGCCAGAGATGCGCTTATCATCAATTATTTGGGCCTGGTCAAATACATCGCCGGCCGAATGGCTCTCGCATCGCCTTCATACGTAGAGGAAGACGACCTGATCGGATGGGGCGTTCTCGGGCTGATGGACGCGACGGAAAAATTCAATCTCGATCAGAAAACCAGCTTCGAAACCTATGCTTCGGTCAGAATACGCGGAAGCATCCTCGATCAGATCCGCTCGCTGGACTGGGCGCCGCGATCGCTGCGGAGGAAGGCGCGCCAGTTGAAGGAAGCTCACAGCGGCTTGAAGGATGAACTGGGACGCGAGCCCTCCGATACGGAACTGGCCGCGCGGCTGGACATGACGGATGACATGCTCTTTCACTTGAAATCCGACGTCTATGGGGCATATATGATTTCGCTGGACAATGCCGTCTCCACTGACGAGGAGGAAAACGAGCTTACGCTGGCAGAGGTTACCGGCGGCACATCTCCGTCGCCGGAAGACTCGGCGGCAAGAAACGAGGCCGAGCAGCGGCTGGCCGAGGTGATTCAGCGGCTGCCCGAACAGGAGCGGCAGGTGATCACCCTCTACTACTTTGACGAATTGACACTGAAGGAGATTGGCGAGCTTCTGCACGTTTCTGAATCGCGTGTCTGCCAGATTCACCGTGCGGTCATTAAAAAGTTGCAGCGTCATCTGCAGATAGGATTACGAGATGCTTACTCTTGA